The following are encoded together in the Oncorhynchus nerka isolate Pitt River linkage group LG25, Oner_Uvic_2.0, whole genome shotgun sequence genome:
- the LOC115108921 gene encoding glycine cleavage system H protein, mitochondrial-like: MTSKKGDSHCSRQNATIMATCVMQRCLSSNFTSALLYRLAQLPPSGLVSRAYLLRTLSTTTRLSSALKFTDKHEWIRVEGEIGTVGISKFAQEALGDVVYCGLPEVGTQLAQTDEFGALESVKAASELYSPLTGEVTVVNTLLADNPGLVNKSCYKDGWLMKMTIANPKELDALMDEKAYERYIRSIED; this comes from the exons ATGACGTCTAAAAAAGGCGACAGTCACTGCAGTCGTCAAAACGCGACGATAATGGCTACATGTGTGATGCAACGTTGCTTGTCTTCCAATTTTACCTCTGCCTTGCTCTACCGTTTGGCACAGCTACCTCCCTCTGGGCTGGTATCCAGGGCATACTTACTACGGACTTTGTCCACTACCACCCGACTCTCATCAG CTCTTAAATTCACAGACAAACACGAATGGATAcgagtagagggagagataggaacGGTTGGCATCAGCAAATTTGCTCAG GAGGCTCTAGGAGATGTGGTGTACTGTGGACTACCAGAGGTTGGCACGCAGCTGGCGCAGACTG ATGAGTTTGGAGCATTGGAGAGTGTGAAGGCAGCTAGTGAGTTGTACTCTCCTCTAACCGGGGAAGTCACAGTGGTCAACACACTCCTTGCAGACAACCCCGGCCTTGTCAACAAGTCCTGCTACAAAGACG GTTGGCTGATGAAGATGACCATTGCCAACCCTAAGGAGCTAGATGCTCTGATGGATGAGAAGGCTTATGAGAGATACAT